One Halostella limicola genomic window carries:
- a CDS encoding WD40/YVTN/BNR-like repeat-containing protein produces the protein MTTAYAAMRDALVVADREGADWSYDHRLDGRSLECVAASSDRSERAFVGTFESGLQRTTDGGETFERIGAASIEQDAVLSVAVSPHDPDVVYAGTEPSRLYRSTDSGDTWTQVGGLTDLPSADEWSFPPRPDTHHVRWIEPDPHDPDRLYVGIEAGALLLTEDGGDTWRERPPGSRRDNHTLTTHPDAPDRAWSAAGDGYAETRDGGETWERPEDGLDHRYCWSLAVDPADPDTVLMSAASGAYSAHDADRAESYLYRKRGGESESESEWFRLTNFPADEGVVRAVLAVGNEAGECYAATNRGLFRTADAGDHWERVPVPWERFEEHTCQGLAVV, from the coding sequence ATGACGACTGCCTATGCGGCGATGCGAGACGCGCTCGTGGTCGCCGACCGCGAGGGCGCGGACTGGTCCTACGACCACCGCCTCGACGGCCGCTCCCTGGAGTGCGTCGCGGCCTCGTCCGACCGGTCGGAACGGGCGTTCGTCGGAACGTTCGAATCCGGCCTCCAGCGGACGACCGACGGGGGCGAGACGTTCGAGCGCATCGGCGCGGCGTCCATCGAGCAGGACGCCGTGCTGTCGGTCGCCGTCTCGCCGCACGACCCCGACGTGGTGTACGCCGGCACGGAACCGTCGCGGCTGTACCGATCGACGGACAGCGGCGACACGTGGACGCAGGTCGGCGGGCTGACCGACCTGCCGTCGGCGGACGAGTGGTCGTTCCCGCCGCGGCCGGACACGCACCACGTCCGGTGGATCGAACCGGACCCGCACGACCCCGATCGGCTGTACGTCGGCATCGAGGCCGGCGCGCTGCTACTGACCGAGGACGGCGGCGACACGTGGCGCGAGCGCCCGCCGGGATCGCGCCGGGACAACCACACGCTGACCACCCACCCCGACGCGCCGGACCGCGCGTGGAGCGCGGCGGGTGACGGCTACGCCGAGACGCGCGACGGCGGCGAGACGTGGGAGCGTCCGGAGGACGGTCTCGATCACCGCTACTGCTGGAGCCTCGCCGTGGATCCCGCGGACCCGGACACCGTGCTCATGTCCGCCGCGAGCGGGGCGTACTCGGCGCACGACGCGGACCGCGCGGAGTCGTACCTCTACCGTAAGCGTGGCGGGGAGAGCGAGAGCGAAAGCGAGTGGTTCCGGTTGACGAACTTCCCCGCCGACGAGGGCGTCGTTCGTGCGGTGCTCGCGGTCGGTAACGAGGCCGGTGAGTGCTACGCGGCGACGAATCGAGGGCTGTTCCGCACCGCGGACGCCGGCGACCACTGGGAGCGCGTCCCGGTTCCGTGGGAACGGTTCGAGGAGCACACGTGCCAGGGGCTGGCGGTCGTGTAG
- a CDS encoding geranylgeranyl reductase family protein: MYDFAVVGAGPAGSRFARRAAEEGYDVLALEQGEVGDPLACSGHVSTDVWEYAGPDARADLLQNEILGARFHVGGPGSGAYPFYKREVVSNVIDRVGLDRHLADLARDAGADLREHHTVTAVDEYHDRVEVTARGPDGTETFEARMVAGCDGPRSRVRDELGLPEPGELLHGVLGFDADADAENFVDVHLTAPRFFAWRIPRGDAGVEYGLAAPPGDDVGRRFEDLVDAYGVDCHRRCSGAIPIGPPERVTSTRGFLLGDAAAQTKPFTGGGILYGMTSADHAVEAIDPDSPGSLQGYERAWRGDLSQEIRLGHWLRRAYSLPEPVQRAGLRALSGEIGVHMDRPTSMFSREHLRKVFS; the protein is encoded by the coding sequence ATGTACGACTTCGCCGTCGTCGGTGCCGGCCCCGCCGGCTCGCGGTTCGCCCGCCGCGCCGCCGAGGAGGGGTACGACGTGCTCGCGCTCGAACAGGGCGAGGTGGGTGACCCGCTCGCCTGCTCCGGTCACGTCAGCACGGACGTCTGGGAGTACGCGGGCCCGGACGCCCGGGCCGACCTCCTCCAGAACGAGATCCTCGGCGCGCGCTTCCACGTCGGCGGGCCGGGGAGCGGCGCCTATCCCTTCTACAAACGCGAGGTCGTGTCGAACGTCATCGACCGCGTCGGGCTCGACCGACACCTCGCCGACCTCGCCCGCGACGCTGGCGCGGACCTGCGCGAGCACCACACCGTCACCGCTGTCGACGAGTACCACGACCGCGTCGAGGTGACGGCACGGGGACCCGACGGCACCGAGACGTTCGAAGCACGGATGGTCGCGGGCTGCGACGGTCCGCGGTCGCGCGTGCGGGACGAACTCGGTTTGCCCGAGCCGGGCGAACTCCTCCACGGCGTGCTCGGGTTCGACGCGGACGCCGACGCGGAGAACTTCGTCGACGTCCACCTGACCGCGCCGCGGTTTTTCGCGTGGCGCATCCCGCGGGGCGACGCGGGCGTGGAGTACGGCCTCGCCGCGCCGCCGGGCGACGACGTCGGGCGGCGCTTCGAGGATCTGGTCGACGCGTACGGCGTCGACTGTCACCGCCGCTGCTCGGGCGCGATCCCGATCGGCCCGCCGGAGCGCGTCACCAGCACGCGCGGGTTCCTGCTGGGCGACGCCGCGGCGCAGACGAAGCCGTTCACCGGCGGGGGGATCCTCTACGGGATGACCAGCGCGGACCACGCGGTCGAGGCGATCGACCCCGACAGCCCGGGGAGCCTGCAGGGGTACGAGCGCGCGTGGCGCGGCGACCTCTCGCAGGAGATCCGACTCGGCCACTGGCTCCGCCGAGCGTACTCCCTGCCGGAACCCGTCCAGCGCGCGGGACTGCGGGCGCTCTCCGGCGAGATCGGGGTCCACATGGACCGGCCGACGTCGATGTTCTCGCGAGAGCACCTGCGGAAGGTCTTCTCGTAG